In Polyodon spathula isolate WHYD16114869_AA chromosome 11, ASM1765450v1, whole genome shotgun sequence, one genomic interval encodes:
- the si:ch211-162e15.3 gene encoding protein NCBP2AS2 produces MVLSRLLFSLLNNQQLIEKLAESRPIRRAAQITAFAITKAQITGKDAAAKMLKSETLQQIRQETAGRMPRDPGELGRRARSVRETFVNEVKEGLRDASRKIKDK; encoded by the coding sequence ATGGTTTTAAGTAGACTGCTGTTCAGTTTGCTGAATAATCAGCAACTGATTGAGAAGCTGGCAGAGTCCCGACCGATCAGACGAGCGGCACAGATTACAGCTTTCGCCATCACAAAAGCACAGATCACCGGCAAGGACGCCGCAGCAAAGATGCTAAAGTCAGAAACTCTCCAGCAGATCCGCCAAGAGACGGCAGGGAGGATGCCGCGGGACCCCGGGGAGCTGGGAAGAAGAGCCAGGAGCGTGCGGGAGACCTTTGTCAACGAGGTTAAGGAGGGATTGAGAGACGCTTCACGTAAAATCAAGGACAAGTAA
- the LOC121323296 gene encoding nuclear cap-binding protein subunit 2-like, giving the protein MSILNALRSDSYVDISQYRDQHFKGNRYEQEKLLKLSCSLYVGNLSFYTTEEQVYELFSKSGDVKRIVMGLDKVKKTACGFCFVEYYTRADSEHAMRFVNGTRLDDRIIRTDWDAGFKEGRQYGRGKSGGQVRDEYRQDYDPARGGYGKIIKK; this is encoded by the exons ATGTCTATCCTAAATGCGCTAAGGAGTGACTCATATGTTGATATCAGCCAGTACAGAGACCAGCATTTTAAG GGAAATCGGTATGAACAGGAGAAACTACTGAAACTGAGCTGCTCGCTCTATGTGGGGAATCTGTCATTTTATACAACAGAAGAACAAGTTTATGAACTCTTCTCCAAAAGTGGTGATGTGAAACGAATTGTCATGGGTCTGGATAAAGTCAAGAAGACTGCGTGTGGATTCTGTTTTGTGGA ATACTATACTCGTGCTGATTCAGAGCATGCTATGAGGTTCGTTAATGGCACAAGGTTGGATGATCGCATAATCAGGACAGACTGGGATGCTGGTTTCAAAGAAGGCAGACAGTATGGCCGTGGCAAATCTGGTGGCCAG gttaGAGATGAATACAGACAAGATTATGATCCTGCCAGAGGTGGCTATGGAAAGATCATAAAGAAATGA
- the LOC121323295 gene encoding uncharacterized protein LOC121323295 → MQHKNVKISQRPVPVKRRGLPLLCRNPLRQNGFWGILKHLCFHPSCVCFSNFNKGRKNWFLRKKKWQGTQYKCLKGVFFKRNSDSNANPKKSSTLISAGIALEEIENGSTLPEETLTSNPQAKVYAEKETDKELPAFPSPQIESSACDAHFPRHIAISSEDTSALSVQTCSSLTNGRGIHSNNKAAMVAKSSYKKAHFKMPHTVNKNKKHVRSALKDKNFPLLMRITGSSLFKFAHRCRLKNLSIGRHRKAERAKYLSRISTSRQKKLREIALNFLSQCNTDSGDTVEETNSYRLLKLRKYKKPTLNKTRKHGLTHSDLEEMSSQDTSVSVEIALVETAEKDPNSEPVDQMCNIASEASGECKQTFVKKAVSPKSGKLKDDLGQLATDQIEHALVNGTGDAVSNNTDKSTGKEVGLPVSCSNPFQPPLRDHVYCKSRGSVAGDLTDESDGSESMTKVQLLTTATGDEEITELVHDYLEEFYGKYGSFIPLSENDVLENLQQVLNQDVSDRKPFIFMEIMKYQAALANAPMFNFKVSYNKHTLTLEDLSTLDSQNWLNDQVINMYGELVMDAVPNKVHFFNSFFHKQLVTRGYEGVKRWTKKVDLFSKSLLLIPIHLEIHWSLITVDMPNQHIQFYDSQGVHFRYPVENILRYLLTEAKEKGKPIFQKGWKMIVSKCIPQQNNDSDCGVFVLQYCKCLALGKPFQFSQEDMPKVRKRIYKELCECRLLE, encoded by the exons ATGCAGCATAAGAATGTGAAAATCAGTCAAAGACCAGTACCTGTGAAGCGGAGAGGACTTCCCTTACTTTGTAGGAATCCCTTGAGGCAGAATGGATTTTGGGGAATCCTGAAGCACCTCTGCTTTCACCCGAGCTGCGTCTGTTTTTCCAACTTCAATAAAGGAAGAAAGAATTGGTTTCTGCGTAAAAAGAAATGGCAAGGCACCCAATATAAATGTTTAAAGGGTGTGTTTTTTAAGAGAAATTCCGACTCTAACGCAAACCCAAAGAAATCCAGTACACTGATATCAGCAGGAATTGCCCTTGAAGAGATAGAGAATGGCAGTACTTTACCTGAGGAAACTTTAACATCAAACCCACAAGCAAAAGTGTATGCTGAGAAAGAAACTGATAAAGAGTTGCCTGCATTTCCTAGTCCACAGATTGAGAGTTCAGCTTGTGATGCACATTTTCCAAGGCATATTGCTATTTCTAGTGAAGACACTTCTGCTTTATCTGTCCAGACATGCAGCTCTCTAACGAATGGGAGGGGCATTCACAGCAACAACAAAGCAGCCATGGTAGCTAAAAGCAGTTATAAGAAAGCTCATTTTAAGATGCCACATACTGTCAATAAGAATAAGAAGCATGTGAGATCAGCTCTCAAAGACAAAAACTTTCCTTTGTTGATGCGGATTACTGGGTCATCTCTCTTCAAATTTGCACATCGATGTAGATTGAAGAACTTGTCAATAGGAAGGCACAGAAAAGCAGAACGAGCGAAATACTTGTCAAGGATTTCCACTAGCAGACAGAAAAAGCTAAGAGAGATAGCGCTGAACTTCTTATCTCAGTGCAATACAGACTCAGGAGACACAGTGGAAGAAACAAACAGTTACCGGCTGCTAAAATTAAGAAAGTACAAGAAGCCTACTTTGAATAAAACTAGGAAACATGGGCTAACTCATTCAGATCTAGAAGAAATGAGTTCACAGGACACCTCAGTCTCTGTAGAGATTGCATTGGTGGAAACAGCTGAAAAAGACCCCAATTCTGAGCCTGTGGATCAGATGTGCAACATTGCTAGTGAAGCTAGTGGTGAATGCAAACAGACGTTTGTGAAAAAAGCAGTTTCACCTAAAAGTGGAAAACTAAAAGATGATCTAGGGCAACTAGCTACTGACCAGATAGAACATGCCTTAGTTAATGGCACAGGTGATGCAGTGAGTAATAACACTGATAAAAGCACTGGCAAGGAGGTAGGGCTTCCTGTTTCATGCTCAAACCCTTTCCAGCCACCGTTACGGGATCACGTGTATTGTAAGAGTCGTGGTTCTGTAGCTGGAGATCTTACTGATGAATCTGATGGAAGTGAGAGCATGACAAAAGTGCAGCTACTGACCACCGCAACTGGCGACGAAGAAATTACTGAACTTGTTCATG attatcTGGAGGAGTTTTATGGGAAATATGgcagttttattcctcttagTGAAAATGATGTACTGGAAAATCTACAACAGGTTTTAAATCAAGATGTTTCTGATAG AAAACCTTTCATATTCATGGAAATCATGAAGTATCAGGCTGCACTTGCAAATGCTCCAATGTTCAATTTCAAAGTGTCCTATAACAAGCATACCTTGACTTTGGAGGATCTGTCTACTTTGGATAGCCAGAACTGGCTGAATGATCAG GTTATAAATATGTATGGTGAGTTGGTTATGGATGCAGTACCCAATaag GTTCACTTCTTTAACAGTTTCTTTCATAAACAACTTGTAACCAGAGGATATGAAGGAGTGAAGAGGTGGACCAAAAAG GTAGACCTGTTCAGTAAATCCCTTTTGTTGATTCCTATTCACCTGGAGATCCACTGGTCTCTCATCACTGTGGATATGCCTAACCAGCACATCCAGTTCTACGACTCTCAGGGAGTTCATTTCAGATACCCTGTTGAG aacatcttGAGATACTTGCTGACTGAAGCTAAAGAGAAGGGCAAGCCAATTTTCCAGAAAGGTTGGAAAATGATCGTGAGCAAG tgcattCCACAACAGAACAATGACAGTGACTGTGGCGTGTTTGTTTTACAG TACTGCAAGTGCCTGGCCTTAGGAAAACCTTTTCAGTTTTCCCAAGAGGACATGCCCAAAGTACGAAAAAGGATATATAAGGAGCTTTGTGAATGCAGGCTCTTGGAATGA